Proteins encoded in a region of the Athene noctua chromosome 4, bAthNoc1.hap1.1, whole genome shotgun sequence genome:
- the INTS12 gene encoding integrator complex subunit 12, with the protein MAATVNLELDPIFLKALGFLHSKSKDSAEKLKALLDESLARGTDSSYRPSQKETEQPKVSVTKPISSKQEPKASSSLPSGNNNGKPTASEKVKKETEKRSADKIKGDTTEGADTPKKPRLEKQEARSSPITVQTSKDLSMPDLSSFEETSADDFAMEMGLACVVCRQMTVISGNQLVECQECHNLYHQDCHKPQVTDKEVNDPRLVWYCARCTRQMKRMAQKTQKPPQKPAPAVVSVAPAVKDPLVKKPEIKLKPETPPTFLAFKRTEVKTSAAISGNSASTSVSSSATSGLTGWAAFAAKTSSANPSTAKLGSTAQSASGKPAASSNNQKPVGLSGLATSKTGLGSKIASANNNTNPVQLKPPPPLTLGKTTLSRSVSSDNVSKVGLPSPSSTAPSTSSQVSSGNGNSGTVGNSGGSASKTTADTGNQSTSLKGPTSQESQLNAMKRLQMVKKKAAQKKLKK; encoded by the exons ATGGCTGCTACAGTGAACTTGGAACTTGATCCCATTTTTCTGAAAGCCCTGGGCTTCTTGCATTCAAAGAGTAAGGACTCTGCTGAAAAGCTGAAAGCGCTTCTTGATGAGTCTTTGGCCAGAGGAACTGACTCAAGCTATCGTCCGTCTCAGAAG gaaACAGAGCAACCAAAAGTATCTGTTACCAAACCTATTTCCAGTAAGCAAGAGCCTAAAGCTTCTTCTAGTTTGCCTTCTGGCAACAACAATGGCAAGCCCACTGCatcagaaaaggtgaaaaaagaaacagaaaaaagatctGCTGATAAA aTAAAAGGAGATACCACTGAAGGAGCTGATACACCGAAGAAGCCCAGACTAGAGAAGCAAGAGGCTCGTTCCTCTCCTATTACAGTTCAGACAAGCAAGGATTTATCCATGCCTGATTTATCTAGCTTTGAGGAAACCAGTGCTGATGACTTTGCTATGGAAATGGGATTAGCCTGTGTTGTTTGCAG GCAAATGACAGTTATTTCTGGGAATCAGCTGGTGGAGTGTCAGGAGTGCCATAATCTTTACCACCAGGATTGCCATAAACCTCAGGTAACAGACAAGGAAGTGAATGATCCTCGACTTGTATGGTATTGTGCCCGCTGTACCAGGCAGATGAAGAGAATG GCTCAGAAGACACAAAAACCACCTCAAAAACCAGCTCCTGCAGTGGTTTCAGTTGCACCAGCTGTGAAGGATCCATTGGTAAAGAAGCCAGAAATTAAGTTAAAACCTGAGACCCCACCAACATTTCTAGCATTCAAGAGAACAGAAGTCAAG acCTCGGCAGCAATTTCGGGGAACTCGGCCAGTACAAGTGTTTCCTCTTCAGCAACCAGTGGCCTTACAGGATGGGCTGCTTTTGCAGCCAAAACCTCCTCTGCCAATCCATCAACTGCCAAACTGGGATCAACAGCACAGAGTGCCAGTGGGAAACCTGCAGCTTCTTCAAATAACCAGAAACCTGTGGGTTTGTCAGGGTTGGCAACCTCCAAAACAGGACTAGGGTCAAAAATAGCTTCTGCCAACAACAACACAAACCCTGTTCAGCTGAAACCTCCTCCACCTCTGACACTGGGGAAAACCACTCTTAGTCGTTCGGTAAGCAGTGACAATGTCAGCAAAGTAGGTCTTCCTAGTCCCAGCAGTACTGCACCAAGCACCAGCAGCCAGGTGAGCAGTGGGAATGGCAACAGTGGGACTGTGGGTAACAGTGGGGGCAGTGCAAGCAAAACCACGGCAGATACTGGTAATCAGTCAACCTCCCTAAAAGGCCCGACTTCTCAGGAATCTCAGCTCAATGCTATGAAGAGGTTACAAATGGTCAAGAAGAAGGCTGCTCAAAAGAAACTCAAAAAGTAG